Sequence from the Orcinus orca chromosome 11, mOrcOrc1.1, whole genome shotgun sequence genome:
AGTGAGTCCTCTTCCTGCTTTGCTGGCGGCTTCTGCCAAGAGCCCCTCCTCTTCTGCCAAGGGCCTCTCCGTCACCTGGTCACCTCAGTCCGAAGCCTCTCCATCACCTTCCCCCTCCTGCCCAGAGGCCCTGCCCTGAAGTTGCCCTATGACTATCCCATCCCTGTCCTCCTGCCTTATCCTGCCTAGGCCTCTCTGCTCAGTTCCATGCCTAGTGCGTCGGCCCCTGCTGAGACCTTACCCGAGTGCCCTGAAGACCCTACCAAACGTTAAAGTCTACTGCGCACCCTCACctctcctggaaaaaaaaaaatcatgaattgaCATATGCtccctttcctttcatctgtgcGCCTTCTATTTTGAGTATGGGAACGGGTATAGGTAAGAGGTACAGGGAAGTCTGTGAGGAAGAAAGGGGACACAAATACAAtaaagggcctctcactgtcgctcCCTATTTCCCTGTGGGGTCCCCTTAGTGTCCCTCGCCCCCGAAGAGGACCTCCTCGGTTCGGCTGATGACATCTAGAATCTCTCCGATATTGTCGCTCAGCTCGGCTGCCTTCCCGCCTTCCGGGGGCCCGGTCCGCTTGTTCCGCCAGGAGGCGCCCGAGGCTTCTGTGTCGCTTCCATCAGAAGAGCTGCTATGGACGCTGAGCTCCGCAGCTTCGTCCGAGTCGGAGTCCGGGGCGGTGTGGCGGCGGATGCGAGACACGGCTTCCCGCAGGGCCCCGGCATAGGGCCCCGGGGTCCGCGCCCAGCCCCGGCCTGCGCGCCGCAGGACCGCAGCCACTTCCTCCGAGCCCTCGGCACGGCGCGCGCCTCCCGAAGCCGCTGGGCCTAAGGCTGAGTGCTCTGGGCTACCTGGCTGCGTGGGGGCATCCTGCAGGTTTACTTCGCCGACCGGGAGCCCCAAGATGCGGGAGGCGCGCTCCTCCAGTGAGGAGTCCGCGGACGTCCCGCCCTCAGCTTCGAGCCCACGTCCCCCACCGGGCTGCTGTGAAGGGCGACTGCTCAACAGCAGCTTTCGGCAAGGGGAGGGAAGGACCGcggccccctctccctcctccttgttGGGCTTCAGTTGGGTGGGGGCATTCCCCACAAGGCGCGGCACCCCAGCGGGCAAAAGCTGCACATGCTGGTTTCGAGGGGTCGGAACATACTGGGACCGTATCACCACGCAAGTGGCGTCAATGACAAAGACACCTTCCCCACGAGCCGGGCCACGGGAACTTCGTGGCAGGGTGTGGGGGCGGCGGGTCGCCTTCCAACCCTCCAAGGTCTCGGGTCCGGCCTCCTCTCTATGACCCAGGGACTCCCTCCATCCCGTGCCTCCCGGAGCCCAGGGTCTGGGGAGGGTCTGGCTATGTCGGGGAGGCTGCTTTTTAACGGAGGGCATCCAGCACTTGGGGAGCCAGCTctgttctctcccttctctcccttccccggAGCCCTTGGGATGGGGCCTGGACCTGGGAGCAGGACGCGGGGGGCTGGGAGTGGCAGGTGCAGACCCCGCAGGAACTGTCTCCGTGCCTGGGTTCCCAGCAGCTTTGGCTTGGGGATGTCCGTCGCTACCACTCTTCAGGCCAGCAGCAGCCAGCCTCAGGCTTCTCTCCGCGGCCACCTTACCGGACTCCAGCCTTGGCCTGGCTGTTCCACAGCCTGGGGATCCCCCCAGGAGACCCCGGCCCTGACGGAGACCCCAGGCCCCTAGGACGTCCCGGTAGATCCGAGGATCTAGCCTCTTCTTTGTGCACCCTCCCTCTGTCCTGGTCGGAGCAGAGGTTGAAGAGGCGGGCGCCTGCGAGGGCTCGGGTCCTCGCTTAGTCCCCAGGGTCCTGTGGGGGCCTTCGTAAGAGGGTGGAGCCACGTAGGGTGGCGGCCGGTCCCAGCGGCGTCGCGGGGCCATTCCGGCAGCACCTCTCAGCAGCAGGTGAGCTTCGTAGCTGGGAGGCCCTGGCCGCCGACCTCCCCAGGGCCCCGCCCACGCCGCCCCTGGATTGCTCTGCGGCTGCGCGGATGGACGGGGCGGTCGCCCCACGGACCCCAGGCGCTCCGGCCGTGAGGGAGCTGGGAGCCCTGCAGGCTGGGCCACCCGAGGGGCGTTCCGAGGCTCCGGGCGGGGCCGACCAGGGGGACTCCTTCGGGCCCCACCAGCCTTGCGCCTTTTTCGCTCAGTCTCCTTGGCCTCCCGCTCCTGCGATGccgctttccttttctcttgctcCCGGGCTCGGGCCTCGGCCGGGGGCCCCGCCCGCCAGTTGGTCGCCTCCTGCAGCACCCTGGAGGCCCAGGGCCGGCGGGGCGGCGGCTCAGGGGATCCCAGGCGCGGCCCACACCTGGGACAATGAGCAGGAACCCAGGTGAGCAGTTTGTGGGGGAAGGGAGCCGAGGTCCGGGGAGCTGGGAGCGTTGCAGCCCACTTGGGGCCGCCTTGTGGAggggagtgtgtgagtgtgtgcgcgtgtgcacgTGCGTATATGTTAGGGTTGAAGTCGAAGCGGGACTCCTCACCATCTCTCCATACACACTTTAATAGCGTCTGCCCCATCTCACCTGCCCTTTCTCACGCCCACTCCTGTCCCCCCAAACAAACGGGATGAGTCAAGCCCCAGCCCtcgggatggggtggggggaggcgtgGAAAAGAGAAGGGGGAACAGCAGCCCTGGCTGGTGCCCACGGTAAGGTCCGgaccccaatccctgccccaccACTCTCTTCCCCTTACCCCTCCTTCACTCACGTGCGGCTCTGGGGCCCGCGGGCCCAGTGGCTGGCCTGGAAGTCCATGAGCTGTCGAGGAGGGGCGCGGCGACTATAATGACAGGAAATAGTCTTCACTTCGATCACCAGCAGCTTTGATTTCTGCACCCAGAGGCAGCTGCCAGACTCCTCATCCTGGAGCTCCCGGGGGCTATCGGGCCCCTCGGAGAAGAGCTGGCCATCCAGcatcctgccccaccccaccccggccccccaccctcccacccgcCCCGAAAGCCCCCTCCCAGCCCGGGGAGCCGGCGCCCACTGCAGAGCGGCGGGCCCAGCGACTGGGGACTATATATACCCAGGCACACGTGTGtgcctgtctgtgtgtgtgcgcgcgcatgtgaCACGGCGCGGACTGCTCCGCGCTGCTACCTCCCCCACGTGCACGACCGCCTCCTGGGGCCCGGGATTGGGCGCCCCTTCCCACTGCTCTTGTCCCCCAAGCCTGATGGGACCTGCACGAGTGGGCAGGGGATTTCTTATTCTTGCCAAGCTGACAGCGCCTGCACCCCCGCCCCCATTTCTTCAACCTTCCCGCCGTTTTAACCCTTCATTCTCCTGCTTGTCAGGGTGCCTGACCAGCAGCGTTCTGCCCCTGACTTCCTGCCTCGGACTTCGTTTTCTCCGACAGGGAGGTGATGGGAATGGAACTCAAGGTCTCCGCCTGCCACTCTCTGCTGGTTTCCATGGGGttggggtgcaggaggggctgGCCCAGGCTGGGGGGGTTATTTTTAGCGGCAGTGGCGTTCGGGCGCAGAGAGGAGATGAGTAACCAGCTTCCACGCGGTGGAGGGAGGAGGCGGTGGCTTTCACGCAGCCTTTGTGCGACTCTGGGGGAGAGCTGCCTCCAAGCTCAAAAAGGgtcaccccccccacacacccttAACTCCTTACCCTCTCAGTGCTGTGCTCAGGGCTGCTGGTGCAGCAGGACAGGAGTCTG
This genomic interval carries:
- the DDN gene encoding dendrin isoform X4; its protein translation is MRVWAASMAKTDSCPAAPAALSTALRGRRAPPRQLMDFQASHWARGPQSRTCGPRLGSPEPPPRRPWASRVLQEATNWRAGPPAEARAREQEKRKAASQEREAKETERKRRKAGGARRSPPGRPRPEPRNAPRVAQPAGLPAPSRPERLGSVGRPPRPSAQPQSNPGAAWAGPWGGRRPGPPSYEAHLLLRGAAGMAPRRRWDRPPPYVAPPSYEGPHRTLGTKRGPEPSQAPASSTSAPTRTEGGCTKKRLDPRIYRDVLGAWGLRQGRGLLGGSPGCGTARPRLESGKVAAERSLRLAAAGLKSGSDGHPQAKAAGNPGTETVPAGSAPATPSPPRPAPRSRPHPKGSGEGREGREQSWLPKCWMPSVKKQPPRHSQTLPRPWAPGGTGWRESLGHREEAGPETLEGWKATRRPHTLPRSSRGPARGEGVFVIDATCVVIRSQYVPTPRNQHVQLLPAGVPRLVGNAPTQLKPNKEEGEGAAVLPSPCRKLLLSSRPSQQPGGGRGLEAEGGTSADSSLEERASRILGLPVGEVNLQDAPTQPGSPEHSALGPAASGGARRAEGSEEVAAVLRRAGRGWARTPGPYAGALREAVSRIRRHTAPDSDSDEAAELSVHSSSSDGSDTEASGASWRNKRTGPPEGGKAAELSDNIGEILDVISRTEEVLFGGEGH
- the DDN gene encoding dendrin isoform X2, coding for MFVWGWVNGGKDRCLLMSHSIVSREEARTFKALGLCWDLGGRKHLQAKRHRCTCRRAPPRQLMDFQASHWARGPQSRTCGPRLGSPEPPPRRPWASRVLQEATNWRAGPPAEARAREQEKRKAASQEREAKETERKRRKAGGARRSPPGRPRPEPRNAPRVAQPAGLPAPSRPERLGSVGRPPRPSAQPQSNPGAAWAGPWGGRRPGPPSYEAHLLLRGAAGMAPRRRWDRPPPYVAPPSYEGPHRTLGTKRGPEPSQAPASSTSAPTRTEGGCTKKRLDPRIYRDVLGAWGLRQGRGLLGGSPGCGTARPRLESGKVAAERSLRLAAAGLKSGSDGHPQAKAAGNPGTETVPAGSAPATPSPPRPAPRSRPHPKGSGEGREGREQSWLPKCWMPSVKKQPPRHSQTLPRPWAPGGTGWRESLGHREEAGPETLEGWKATRRPHTLPRSSRGPARGEGVFVIDATCVVIRSQYVPTPRNQHVQLLPAGVPRLVGNAPTQLKPNKEEGEGAAVLPSPCRKLLLSSRPSQQPGGGRGLEAEGGTSADSSLEERASRILGLPVGEVNLQDAPTQPGSPEHSALGPAASGGARRAEGSEEVAAVLRRAGRGWARTPGPYAGALREAVSRIRRHTAPDSDSDEAAELSVHSSSSDGSDTEASGASWRNKRTGPPEGGKAAELSDNIGEILDVISRTEEVLFGGEGH
- the DDN gene encoding dendrin isoform X1; the protein is MTPQILASGLGERACLRERAPRVPKDKHLRMRVWAASMAKTDSCPAAPAALSTALRGRRAPPRQLMDFQASHWARGPQSRTCGPRLGSPEPPPRRPWASRVLQEATNWRAGPPAEARAREQEKRKAASQEREAKETERKRRKAGGARRSPPGRPRPEPRNAPRVAQPAGLPAPSRPERLGSVGRPPRPSAQPQSNPGAAWAGPWGGRRPGPPSYEAHLLLRGAAGMAPRRRWDRPPPYVAPPSYEGPHRTLGTKRGPEPSQAPASSTSAPTRTEGGCTKKRLDPRIYRDVLGAWGLRQGRGLLGGSPGCGTARPRLESGKVAAERSLRLAAAGLKSGSDGHPQAKAAGNPGTETVPAGSAPATPSPPRPAPRSRPHPKGSGEGREGREQSWLPKCWMPSVKKQPPRHSQTLPRPWAPGGTGWRESLGHREEAGPETLEGWKATRRPHTLPRSSRGPARGEGVFVIDATCVVIRSQYVPTPRNQHVQLLPAGVPRLVGNAPTQLKPNKEEGEGAAVLPSPCRKLLLSSRPSQQPGGGRGLEAEGGTSADSSLEERASRILGLPVGEVNLQDAPTQPGSPEHSALGPAASGGARRAEGSEEVAAVLRRAGRGWARTPGPYAGALREAVSRIRRHTAPDSDSDEAAELSVHSSSSDGSDTEASGASWRNKRTGPPEGGKAAELSDNIGEILDVISRTEEVLFGGEGH
- the DDN gene encoding dendrin isoform X3, producing MLDGQLFSEGPDSPRELQDEESGSCLWVQKSKLLVIEVKTISCHYSRRAPPRQLMDFQASHWARGPQSRTCGPRLGSPEPPPRRPWASRVLQEATNWRAGPPAEARAREQEKRKAASQEREAKETERKRRKAGGARRSPPGRPRPEPRNAPRVAQPAGLPAPSRPERLGSVGRPPRPSAQPQSNPGAAWAGPWGGRRPGPPSYEAHLLLRGAAGMAPRRRWDRPPPYVAPPSYEGPHRTLGTKRGPEPSQAPASSTSAPTRTEGGCTKKRLDPRIYRDVLGAWGLRQGRGLLGGSPGCGTARPRLESGKVAAERSLRLAAAGLKSGSDGHPQAKAAGNPGTETVPAGSAPATPSPPRPAPRSRPHPKGSGEGREGREQSWLPKCWMPSVKKQPPRHSQTLPRPWAPGGTGWRESLGHREEAGPETLEGWKATRRPHTLPRSSRGPARGEGVFVIDATCVVIRSQYVPTPRNQHVQLLPAGVPRLVGNAPTQLKPNKEEGEGAAVLPSPCRKLLLSSRPSQQPGGGRGLEAEGGTSADSSLEERASRILGLPVGEVNLQDAPTQPGSPEHSALGPAASGGARRAEGSEEVAAVLRRAGRGWARTPGPYAGALREAVSRIRRHTAPDSDSDEAAELSVHSSSSDGSDTEASGASWRNKRTGPPEGGKAAELSDNIGEILDVISRTEEVLFGGEGH
- the DDN gene encoding dendrin isoform X5 → MDFQASHWARGPQSRTCGPRLGSPEPPPRRPWASRVLQEATNWRAGPPAEARAREQEKRKAASQEREAKETERKRRKAGGARRSPPGRPRPEPRNAPRVAQPAGLPAPSRPERLGSVGRPPRPSAQPQSNPGAAWAGPWGGRRPGPPSYEAHLLLRGAAGMAPRRRWDRPPPYVAPPSYEGPHRTLGTKRGPEPSQAPASSTSAPTRTEGGCTKKRLDPRIYRDVLGAWGLRQGRGLLGGSPGCGTARPRLESGKVAAERSLRLAAAGLKSGSDGHPQAKAAGNPGTETVPAGSAPATPSPPRPAPRSRPHPKGSGEGREGREQSWLPKCWMPSVKKQPPRHSQTLPRPWAPGGTGWRESLGHREEAGPETLEGWKATRRPHTLPRSSRGPARGEGVFVIDATCVVIRSQYVPTPRNQHVQLLPAGVPRLVGNAPTQLKPNKEEGEGAAVLPSPCRKLLLSSRPSQQPGGGRGLEAEGGTSADSSLEERASRILGLPVGEVNLQDAPTQPGSPEHSALGPAASGGARRAEGSEEVAAVLRRAGRGWARTPGPYAGALREAVSRIRRHTAPDSDSDEAAELSVHSSSSDGSDTEASGASWRNKRTGPPEGGKAAELSDNIGEILDVISRTEEVLFGGEGH